The following coding sequences lie in one Arabidopsis thaliana chromosome 3, partial sequence genomic window:
- a CDS encoding dihydroflavonol 4-reductase/flavanone protein (unknown protein; FUNCTIONS IN: molecular_function unknown; INVOLVED IN: biological_process unknown; LOCATED IN: membrane; EXPRESSED IN: 25 plant structures; EXPRESSED DURING: 15 growth stages; CONTAINS InterPro DOMAIN/s: Uncharacterised protein family UPF0121 (InterPro:IPR005344); Has 72 Blast hits to 71 proteins in 25 species: Archae - 0; Bacteria - 0; Metazoa - 2; Fungi - 2; Plants - 60; Viruses - 0; Other Eukaryotes - 8 (source: NCBI BLink).) has product MAEGGEDSQRLKKIAAAAFDYENDARWADYWSNILIPPHMASRPEVVDHFKRKFYQRYIDPDLVVEPMSTSSSSSQSARPTATSASSTASSNANEQVRSRNSGSVPRTSGPSATTGATPSSMRWDEQTIQFSVNAWVFVIAVLAVLPLIPKNLSNRAYRLSFMGTACSSLYSLYSLYGRPRAWNMQGLQVYFQSIVAAKDFIYFIYCLTFVTSHLCLKFALIPILCRALEQVAKFLRRNFGRSTIYRKYLEDPCVWVESNTTTLNILSSQAEIAIGFLLIISLLSWQRNIIQTFMYWQLLKLMYQAPVTAGYHQSTWSRIGRTVTPIIQRYAPFLNTPVSAVQRWWFR; this is encoded by the exons ATGGCGGAAGGCGGCGAAGATTCCCAGCGGTTGAAGAAAATTGCGGCGGCTGCCTTCGACTACGAAAACGACGCTCGATGGGCCGATTACTGGTCCAATATCCTCATCCCTCCTCACATGGCTTCTCGTCCCGAGGTCGTCGACCATTTCAAGCGCAAATTCTACCAACGCTACATC GATCCTGATCTTGTTGTGGAGCCTATGTCgacttcatcttcgtcttcacaATCTGCCAGGCCAACTGCTACATCTGCATCTTCAACTGCATCTTCTAATGCAAATGAACAAGTTCGTTCACGGAACTCAG GATCGGTTCCTCGAACCTCTGGGCCATCTGCTACGACTGGTGCAACCCCAAGTTCAATGCGCTGGGATGAGCAGACGATTCAGTTTTCAGTCAATGCTTGG GTTTTTGTTATAGCTGTGCTGGCAGTGCTACCTCTAATACCAAAGAACCTCTCAAATAGGGCTTATCGTCTATCTTTCATGGGAACTGCATGCTCATCTCTATATTCCTTATACTCCTTATACGGG AGGCCAAGGGCATGGAATATGCAAGGGCTGCAAGTTTATTTTCAATCAATTGTGGCAGCAAAGGATTTCATCTACTTCATCTACTGCCTTACATTCGTCACTTCACATCTCTGTCTCAAGT TTGCTTTGATTCCCATCTTGTGCCGGGCACTTGAACAAGTAGCCAAGTTCTTGAGGCGTAACTTTGGTCGGTCCACTATATACAG AAAGTACTTGGAAGACCCTTGTGTGTGGGTGGAGTCAAACACTACTACCCTCAACATCTTGTCATCGCAGGCTGAGATAGCCATTGGCTTCCTTCTGATTATCTCTCTGCTCTC ATGGCAACGTAACATTATACAGACGTTCATGTACTGGCAG CTATTGAAGCTGATGTATCAAGCACCGGTAACAGCTGGTTACCACCAGAGCACGTGGAGCAGAATAGGGAGGACGGTGACTCCGATTATCCAACGTTACGCTCCTTTCTTGAATACTCCGGTCAGTGCCGTTCAGAGATGGTGGTTCAggtga
- a CDS encoding transmembrane protein, putative (DUF679) (Protein of unknown function (DUF679); CONTAINS InterPro DOMAIN/s: Protein of unknown function DUF679 (InterPro:IPR007770); BEST Arabidopsis thaliana protein match is: Protein of unknown function (DUF679) (TAIR:AT4G24310.1); Has 267 Blast hits to 259 proteins in 17 species: Archae - 0; Bacteria - 0; Metazoa - 0; Fungi - 0; Plants - 267; Viruses - 0; Other Eukaryotes - 0 (source: NCBI BLink).) has translation MSALRLRNANTPAPELDELSDQTPSESRVLKRQMSMSQRAMSNTLTSAANLSNLLPTGTLLAFQLLTPVFTSNGVCDHATRFLTAVLLFLLAASCFVSSFTDSVKADDGTIYFGFVTFKGMWVVDYPDPSGLGLPDLAKYRMRFVDWIHATLSVLVFGAVALRDKYITDCFYPSPEAETKHVLDIVPVGVGVMCSLLFMVFPARRHGIGYLVTGSVDRR, from the coding sequence atgTCTGCCCTTCGGCTAAGAAACGCAAACACTCCGGCTCCGGAGCTCGACGAGTTATCCGATCAGACACCGTCAGAATCCCGGGTGCTCAAGAGACAGATGTCAATGTCTCAGCGAGCCATGTCAAACACCCTGACGTCAGCAGCCAATCTCTCAAACCTACTCCCAACGGGAACACTCCTCGCGTTTCAACTCCTAACGCCGGTTTTCACTTCAAACGGCGTTTGCGACCACGCAACGCGTTTCCTAACCGCCGTTCTCCTTTTCCTCTTAGCCGCGTCTTGCTTCGTCAGCTCCTTTACCGATAGCGTTAAAGCCGACGATGGAACTATCTACTTCGGTTTCGTAACGTTCAAAGGCATGTGGGTCGTTGACTATCCTGACCCGTCCGGGTTAGGTTTACCCGATTTAGCCAAATATCGGATGCGGTTCGTTGATTGGATCCACGCTACGTTGTCGGTTTTAGTGTTTGGAGCGGTTGCGTTGAGAGACAAGTATATAACTGATTGCTTTTATCCGTCGCCGGAGGCAGAGACGAAACATGTCTTGGACATTGTTCCGGTGGGTGTTGGGGTTATGTGTAGCcttttgtttatggtttttcCGGCGAGACGCCACGGAATTGGATATCTTGTTACCGGTAGCGTAGATCGCCGatga
- a CDS encoding dihydroflavonol 4-reductase/flavanone protein translates to MSTSSSSSQSARPTATSASSTASSNANEQVRSRNSGSVPRTSGPSATTGATPSSMRWDEQTIQFSVNAWVFVIAVLAVLPLIPKNLSNRAYRLSFMGTACSSLYSLYSLYGRPRAWNMQGLQVYFQSIVAAKDFIYFIYCLTFVTSHLCLKFALIPILCRALEQVAKFLRRNFGRSTIYRKYLEDPCVWVESNTTTLNILSSQAEIAIGFLLIISLLSWQRNIIQTFMYWQLLKLMYQAPVTAGYHQSTWSRIGRTVTPIIQRYAPFLNTPVSAVQRWWFR, encoded by the exons ATGTCgacttcatcttcgtcttcacaATCTGCCAGGCCAACTGCTACATCTGCATCTTCAACTGCATCTTCTAATGCAAATGAACAAGTTCGTTCACGGAACTCAG GATCGGTTCCTCGAACCTCTGGGCCATCTGCTACGACTGGTGCAACCCCAAGTTCAATGCGCTGGGATGAGCAGACGATTCAGTTTTCAGTCAATGCTTGG GTTTTTGTTATAGCTGTGCTGGCAGTGCTACCTCTAATACCAAAGAACCTCTCAAATAGGGCTTATCGTCTATCTTTCATGGGAACTGCATGCTCATCTCTATATTCCTTATACTCCTTATACGGG AGGCCAAGGGCATGGAATATGCAAGGGCTGCAAGTTTATTTTCAATCAATTGTGGCAGCAAAGGATTTCATCTACTTCATCTACTGCCTTACATTCGTCACTTCACATCTCTGTCTCAAGT TTGCTTTGATTCCCATCTTGTGCCGGGCACTTGAACAAGTAGCCAAGTTCTTGAGGCGTAACTTTGGTCGGTCCACTATATACAG AAAGTACTTGGAAGACCCTTGTGTGTGGGTGGAGTCAAACACTACTACCCTCAACATCTTGTCATCGCAGGCTGAGATAGCCATTGGCTTCCTTCTGATTATCTCTCTGCTCTC ATGGCAACGTAACATTATACAGACGTTCATGTACTGGCAG CTATTGAAGCTGATGTATCAAGCACCGGTAACAGCTGGTTACCACCAGAGCACGTGGAGCAGAATAGGGAGGACGGTGACTCCGATTATCCAACGTTACGCTCCTTTCTTGAATACTCCGGTCAGTGCCGTTCAGAGATGGTGGTTCAggtga